Proteins from a single region of Deltaproteobacteria bacterium:
- a CDS encoding cobalamin B12-binding domain-containing protein, with protein MTQRKIRIMVAKPGLDGHDRGARILARCFRDAGYEVIYTGCHQTPAQIAASAIHEDVDVVGLSCLSGAHRYLFPQVVTLLREKGAGDITVIGGGIIPEQDFQKLYDAGIKAIFIPGTTLDTIVEWVNNNIKPVERT; from the coding sequence ATGACTCAGAGAAAGATTCGTATTATGGTGGCGAAACCGGGGCTTGACGGTCATGATCGTGGAGCCAGGATTTTAGCCAGATGTTTCCGGGATGCCGGTTATGAAGTTATCTACACAGGATGTCATCAAACACCCGCGCAGATTGCGGCTTCGGCAATCCATGAAGATGTGGATGTGGTAGGTTTAAGCTGCTTGTCGGGAGCTCATCGGTATTTATTTCCTCAGGTAGTTACCTTATTACGGGAAAAAGGTGCAGGTGATATAACCGTAATCGGAGGGGGTATCATTCCCGAACAGGATTTCCAGAAGCTCTATGATGCAGGTATCAAGGCAATCTTTATACCAGGTACTACACTGGATACCATTGTGGAGTGGGTTAACAATAATATAAAGCCGGTGGAAAGGACGTAA
- the meaB gene encoding methylmalonyl Co-A mutase-associated GTPase MeaB — translation METGKKIKAGDVRAASRLIRDIEDSIPESKATIKHLFPYTGKAQVVGITGSPGAGKSTLVDGLIEMSRKKEKTVGVLAVDPTSPFTGGATLGDRIRMQRHAEDPAVFIRSLATRGSLGGLSKAVGDAIHVMDAMGKDVIFVETVGTGQQEVEIIHYAHTVLVVLVPGMGDEIQAIKAGIMEIADIFVVNKADREGAGKLQRELMNMIEMSRIPPGGWRPPVLTIGNSFKPEVFEIDIEKLSSKVYEHYEYLVNSDFIGDRLRRKTTHELNEALRSSILEPVLRVLVSTGELDRMIEKLLRKESDPCSLSEEVARKYLQGCI, via the coding sequence ATGGAGACAGGTAAGAAGATTAAGGCGGGTGATGTTCGCGCGGCCTCCCGCCTTATAAGAGACATCGAAGACAGTATTCCTGAGTCTAAGGCGACCATCAAGCATCTTTTTCCTTACACAGGAAAGGCTCAGGTGGTGGGTATTACCGGTTCACCGGGAGCGGGGAAAAGTACTCTTGTTGATGGTCTAATAGAAATGAGCCGGAAGAAGGAAAAGACGGTAGGTGTTCTTGCCGTTGATCCGACGAGTCCGTTTACAGGAGGGGCGACGCTTGGCGACCGAATCCGTATGCAGCGACATGCTGAGGACCCAGCTGTCTTCATCAGGAGCCTCGCCACTCGAGGTTCCCTCGGCGGGCTTTCAAAAGCCGTTGGTGATGCCATCCATGTCATGGACGCCATGGGAAAAGATGTTATTTTTGTAGAAACAGTAGGTACGGGTCAGCAAGAGGTGGAGATTATCCACTATGCCCATACGGTACTCGTTGTCCTTGTGCCCGGCATGGGAGACGAAATCCAGGCAATCAAGGCCGGAATCATGGAAATTGCGGACATATTCGTCGTCAACAAGGCAGACCGCGAGGGAGCCGGCAAACTCCAGAGAGAGTTGATGAACATGATCGAGATGTCACGAATCCCCCCCGGTGGATGGCGGCCGCCCGTCCTCACAATTGGAAATTCCTTTAAACCGGAAGTATTTGAAATAGATATTGAAAAGTTATCTTCCAAGGTTTATGAGCATTATGAATACCTTGTGAACAGTGATTTTATTGGCGACAGACTGCGTCGCAAGACGACGCACGAACTCAATGAAGCCCTCCGGTCAAGTATCCTTGAACCGGTACTAAGAGTGCTTGTCAGTACCGGTGAACTGGACCGCATGATCGAGAAATTGCTGAGAAAGGAATCGGATCCCTGTTCTCTGTCAGAAGAGGTTGCCAGGAAATATTTACAGGGATGCATATAG
- a CDS encoding alpha/beta hydrolase — MTERRNYSHRSFYLTADNHRLFAQFIDPAFGDSEKPPSTLIFLHEGLGSIAQWGDFPVCLSIMTGLPALVYERWGYGNSDALNIPRTARYLHDEALISLPDVLEQANINDAILIGHSDGGSIALIFAAAHRDRVRGVITEAAHVFVEDVTINGIRQAVDLFYTTDLRDRLYKYHKGNTDSMFRAWADTWLAPSFRNWNIEEYPPQITCPLLALQGEKDEYGTHAQIKSIVRQVAGPAEGLMIPNCGHVPHHQARERVLNEMGRFIRSLVHSNGN; from the coding sequence ATGACTGAAAGGAGAAACTATTCACACCGCAGTTTTTATCTCACTGCCGACAATCACCGCCTTTTTGCTCAATTCATCGATCCAGCGTTCGGCGATTCGGAAAAACCCCCATCGACTCTTATATTTCTGCACGAAGGGCTCGGCAGCATAGCTCAGTGGGGAGACTTTCCTGTCTGCCTCAGCATTATGACCGGATTACCTGCGCTGGTCTATGAGCGCTGGGGATATGGAAATTCCGATGCCCTCAATATCCCAAGAACCGCACGCTACCTTCACGACGAGGCATTAATCAGCCTCCCCGATGTGCTGGAGCAGGCAAACATCAATGACGCCATCCTGATCGGCCACAGCGATGGTGGTTCGATTGCCCTTATTTTCGCAGCCGCTCATCGGGACAGAGTTCGCGGTGTTATCACGGAAGCAGCCCACGTCTTCGTCGAGGACGTAACGATAAACGGTATCCGCCAGGCTGTTGACTTATTTTATACAACCGATCTCAGGGATCGTTTGTATAAATATCACAAAGGCAACACGGATTCTATGTTTCGTGCATGGGCCGACACGTGGCTTGCCCCATCGTTTCGTAACTGGAATATCGAAGAATACCCTCCACAGATCACCTGTCCCCTTCTCGCTCTTCAGGGCGAAAAAGATGAATACGGAACACATGCACAGATCAAATCGATTGTAAGGCAGGTTGCCGGTCCCGCAGAGGGTTTAATGATACCCAACTGCGGACATGTCCCCCATCACCAGGCGCGTGAGAGGGTTCTTAACGAAATGGGTCGTTTCATCCGCTCCCTTGTTCATTCAAATGGAAATTGA